In Cherax quadricarinatus isolate ZL_2023a chromosome 61, ASM3850222v1, whole genome shotgun sequence, a single window of DNA contains:
- the LOC128699358 gene encoding uncharacterized protein: protein MFVLRCCQRARVAHLLSMWTPREASTRATSICHHATHTYSTQALYMPPRPEENVIYSPLPPLELPEQDAHNIIFSRALKWSNKDAIECGITGRKYTYGNIVDQALRWAGVVSRVLAAPSSKRNRLTLFSVNAPEFPILLLGSLAAGATVSTVSPNYTADEVARQLIDNETDMLVTDPKLESILIDALTKIKKTIPIFVSGVSAHGHPNIRHILEDSSKPFAEPVQSPLKSTAVILYSSGTTGKPKGVELSHGAITSNLHMFTHPYFFPYLPTTQEYQESVIGVMPFYHVYGMHVVNLITLYLGAKVISLPAFTPQDFVRNIRDHKIRVLHTIPSILNFLCESPEVTSADLESVRVVLCAAAPVLPTTTEAFKKKAPNPILFQEGFGLTETLPSLITPMDDERIGWCGKCVPNTEIKIVDLETGKALPELQRGELCIRSPSLMTGYLNNPVATAETIDQDGFLHTGDVAVHKDGFVSIVDRIKELIKVKGYQVSPSELEDVLQQHPGVVDCAVVGVDDARSGEVPRAYIIRKDCNTTEEQVHEFMRHKVAKYKQLKGGIVFVDTLPRSSIGKILKKELKAIAP from the exons ATGTTTGTGTTGAGGTGTTGCCAGAGGGCGAGAGTGGCCCACTTGTTGAGCATGTGGACGCCTAGGGAAGCCtccaccagagccaccagcatCTGCCATCACGCCACCCACACTTATTCTACCCAAGCCCTTTACATGCCTCCCAG GCCTGAAGAGAATGTGATATACAGTCCTCTCCCACCACTGGAACTGCCTGAACAAGACGCCCACAACATTATCTTTTCCAGAGCCTTGAAATGGTCCAACAAGGATGCTATA GAGTGCGGGATAACGGGAAGGAAGTACACTTACGGCAATATAGTGGACCAGGCTTTACGATGGGCTGGCGTGGTGTCTCGGGTGTTGGCAGCACCATCCTCCAAAAGGAACCGACTGACACTATTTTCCGTCAACGCTCCGGAGTTTCCCATCCTCCTGCTGGGGTCTCTAGCTGCCGGCGCCACTGTCAGTACAGTCAGCCCCAACTATACTGCCG ATGAGGTTGCACGACAGCTTATAGACAACGAGACAGACATGCTGGTGACTGACCCCAAACTGGAGAGTATACTGATAGATGCCTTGACGAAGATTAAAAAGACGATTCCTATTTTTGTCAGCGGTGTCTCTGCCCACGGTCACCCCAACATCAGGCATATTCTGGAAGACTCCTCTAAACCCTTCGCCGAGCCTGTTCAG TCTCCCCTGAAGTCAACAGCAGTGATTCTGTACTCCAGCGGCACCACTGGGAAGCCCAAGGGTGTGGAGCTCTCCCACGGTGCCATCACCTCCAACCTCCATATGTTCACTCATCCATATTTCTTTCCTTACCTGCCAACAACAC AAGAGTACCAAGAATCAGTCATTGGAGTGATGCCCTTCTATCACGTCTATGGTATGCACGTTGTCAACTTGATCACCCTCTACCTGGGAGCTAAGGTCATCTCGCTGCCTGCCTTCACTCCTCAAGACTTTGTTAGGAACATTAGAGATCACAAG ATACGGGTCCTGCACACAATTCCATCAATACTGAACTTCCTCTGCGAGTCCCCAGAAGTCACCTCGGCAGACCTGGAAAGTGTGAGGGTTGTCTTGTGTGCGGCGGCGCCTGTACTACCCACAACAACTGAGGCGTTCAAGAAGAAAGCACCCAACCCAATACTCTTCcaggaag GATTTGGCCTGACGGAAACTTTGCCATCGTTGATAACCCCCATGGATGACGAGAGGATAGGCTGGTGTGGCAAATGTGTGCCCAACACTGAGATCAAAATTGTGGACTTGGAGACTGGCAAGGCACTACCTGAGCTACAGAGAGGAGAACTCTGTATAAGGTCTCCTTCG CTCATGACTGGTTACCTTAACAACCCGGTGGCTACGGCTGAAACCATCGACCAGGATGGTTTTTTGCATACTGGCGACGTGGCTGTCCACAAGGATGGCTTCGTCAGCATTGTCGACAGGATAAAGGAGCTTATCAAGGTCAAAGGCTATCAG GTGTCACCGTCGGAGCTGGAGGATGTGCTCCAGCAACACCCTGGCGTGGTGGACTGTGCTGTGGTGGGCGTGGATGATGCTCGCTCTGGCGAGGTTCCTCGTGCCTATATCATCAGGAAAGACTGCAACACTACGGAGGAGCAGGTCCACGAGTTCATGAGGCACAAAGTAGCTAAGTATAAGCAGCTGAAGGGTGGCATCGTTTTCGTCGACACTCTGCCCAGGAGCTCCATAGGAAAAATACTCAAAAAGGAACTAAAGGCCATCGCGCCTTGA